Proteins encoded together in one Anaerolineae bacterium window:
- a CDS encoding SHOCT domain-containing protein has translation MDMIALEVVYANAPEGAVPPEHRADHRRRVLAALAPTEPIHFYFWDADVSGLLLFTDRRILQFPRLQVRRGLFSFTYRFETQEYPYSVILRVETARPTFFEFARLILHCRDRAVCIGLTRIDPQAHEAMAATLRQLVTAWQDSSPPEPDQVTGPLADRLKALDDLLESGALDETEYRQARRRLLGLFNNRTGSKLEREGKPRAGE, from the coding sequence ATGGATATGATCGCGCTGGAAGTGGTCTATGCCAACGCCCCGGAGGGGGCTGTGCCGCCGGAGCACCGTGCCGATCATCGCCGGAGGGTGCTGGCAGCACTGGCCCCCACGGAGCCGATTCACTTCTACTTCTGGGATGCTGATGTCAGCGGCCTGCTGCTGTTCACCGATCGGCGCATCCTGCAATTCCCGCGCCTGCAAGTCCGGCGCGGGCTGTTTAGCTTCACCTACCGTTTTGAGACACAGGAATACCCCTACAGCGTCATCCTGCGTGTGGAGACGGCGCGGCCAACCTTCTTTGAATTCGCCCGCCTGATCCTGCATTGCCGCGACCGGGCTGTGTGCATCGGCCTGACGCGCATCGACCCACAGGCGCACGAGGCGATGGCCGCCACACTGCGCCAGCTGGTGACAGCCTGGCAGGACAGTTCCCCACCGGAACCCGATCAGGTGACCGGGCCACTGGCTGACCGCCTGAAGGCGCTTGACGATCTGCTGGAAAGCGGGGCGCTGGATGAAACGGAATACCGCCAGGCTCGGCGGCGGCTGCTGGGGCTTTTCAATAATCGAACAGGGAGTAAGCTAGAAAGAGAGGGAAAGCCAAGAGCAGGGGAGTAA